The Legionellales bacterium genomic interval CGGCGTCCTACTCCTGAAAATGCCGCTAAACATTTTTGAATGAACGCCGTTTGCACGCCCACTTCTAAAGCGATAGTAATGGCCGCTAATGCATTTAAAACATTGTGTTTTCCAGGCAAATTTAATACGACATGAAATTGTTTATGAAATGGTTTAGCATTAACAACGAAACGAGATTGTGTGACTTCTTGGGTAAAATTCAAGGCTTGGATATCGGCGTCTGCTGAAAAACCATAGGTGATGATGGGTCGCGATAATTTGGGAATGATCGAACGCACATGAGGATCATCATAACATAATACTGCCAACCCATAGAAAGGTAAATGCTGTAAAAAATCAATAAAAGTTTGTTTTAATTTTTCAAAATTCCCTTGATAGGTACTCATGTGATCGGCATCAATATTGGTGACAATCGACATGGTGGGTTTTAAATATAAAAATGAAGCATCACTTTCATCGGCTTCCGCGACAAAAAAATGGCTTTCTCCACTCTTAGCATTGCTCCCAATACTTTTTAATAATCCGCCGATGACAAACGTGGGATCGAGTCCGGCTTCAGTTAATAACGAAGAAACTAAACTCGTGGTGGTGGTTTTACCGTGAGTACCTGCAATCGCAATTCCGCATTGACGTCGCATCAGTTCTGCTAACATTTCGGCGCGACGGATCACTGGAATGCCCTTTTTTTTAGATTCTATTAATTCGGGATTATCGTCTTTCACTGCAGAAGACACGACGACCACATCGGCACCATCGACGTGTTGGGGCTGATGACCAATAAAAATTTTAGCACCCAAATTTTCTAAATAATGGGTAAGCGAACTTGCTTTCATGTCCGATCCCATCACTGAATAATCTTGTGCTAATAAAACTTCGGCAATGCCTGCCATGCCAGCGCCGCCGATGCCAATCATAAAAATATTTTTAATCCGACGCATGACTGAATTAGGTCTACTGATGATGCCCACTGCCTATCTCCTTACATTGTTCGATAATGATTTCACCGGCCTCTACTTGTCTTAAAGCATACGCGTGTTTTGCCATCTGCGGCAATTCATTTTTCATACTAAGCAGTGTTTTAATAAGATTTTCATTGGATAATTCAGCTTGTGCGATCATACAGGCGGCATGTTGTGTCACTAAAAATTGGGCATTCAAGGTTTGATGATCATCTA includes:
- the murC gene encoding UDP-N-acetylmuramate--L-alanine ligase, producing MRRIKNIFMIGIGGAGMAGIAEVLLAQDYSVMGSDMKASSLTHYLENLGAKIFIGHQPQHVDGADVVVVSSAVKDDNPELIESKKKGIPVIRRAEMLAELMRRQCGIAIAGTHGKTTTTSLVSSLLTEAGLDPTFVIGGLLKSIGSNAKSGESHFFVAEADESDASFLYLKPTMSIVTNIDADHMSTYQGNFEKLKQTFIDFLQHLPFYGLAVLCYDDPHVRSIIPKLSRPIITYGFSADADIQALNFTQEVTQSRFVVNAKPFHKQFHVVLNLPGKHNVLNALAAITIALEVGVQTAFIQKCLAAFSGVGRRFQLYPLENDILLVDDYGHHPTEVNVTIQAARAAWPTRRLVMVFQPHRYTRTHDLFNDFINVLSEVDLLILLDVYPAGEKVIPGADGESLAKAIQKNQKVKIVFVPREMNLSEILLTHLQPNDVVITQGAGDIGSMTQHFLHDTGKKVEQV